DNA sequence from the Yersinia kristensenii genome:
TATTGCCAACAACTGTTCTTTAAATAACTCATACTTATCATGACCAACACGCCCTAGCTTTTTATGCGTCCCATGCATCTGTTAAATTCTTTTCTGTATGCCATGCTTGTTTTGGTGTTGTTTTTTACAGCAAGTTTTTTGAGATTATGTAGAGACGCTCTAATACGCTTCACTTCATCGCTAGGTACGTGGGGAATTGTAATCCACTCGTAACCCATGTATTTTTATCGGCTCTGATGAACAGTGAAATATTTTAGTCTTACGTTTATTTACAGGTAAATCATGAGTGGAAAGCATATTTTCAATATGACTTAATATTTGCGTAAAATCATAACCATTAATTTGTGATGATACAGTAATATCATCAACTAAACGGGTGTATACAAGATTTTTTCTTATGGCTCTTTGATAAACATTCCTTCTTGTGCGTAAAGACATAGAGTTGCTATATAACTTGATGTTAATGCTCCCTGAACTACAAAGTCACCCTTACAACATAAATTTGTGACATATTCCAAAGCTTCGTCTCGAATATTCAACACATTGTTAAATACATCACGAACCAAATCCTTATGAATATTATCAAAGAAATTACTTATATCTACTTTTAAAACTGTTTTTGCTCCACAATGAGCCTTTGCACAGGATACATAATCGCGTTTGATATTGGAATTTGCACCATCATTTTTACCAGGTACAGAACCAAAAAGAAACGGAGGGAAAATCACTAATTCTTTGAAAATTCTCTTGTTAATTCGAGATTGTAACAATCTCATCTTTGGATGAAGGGAGTAGACTACTCTTTTACTTCCATCTGCTTTTGGAAGTTCTTTTCTTACGTATTTTTCATCTTCCGGTAGTGCTGCAATTCCATTCAACTCATCAATTGAGATAGATAAAGTTTCAGCTAGTTTCTGAAGCGGTTGAAATAGGGGCTTTTGATTTACTGTATGGTTTGGAATTTGTCCATAATTTCACCAAACAAAGTTACGTACGGTCTACCCCATGCTCAGGTGGAGACAACAAAGATGTTTACATCAACAATCGTCAGTAGCAGCCAGTGTTGTCTTTTCGACCGTACGTAATGTCGTCGGCTACGGCACCATCGTAGGTGGCGATGGTGGGGCCTTACCGATAGGTCCATAAAGGACGCTTTAATTAAAAAGCAAAATCTAACGATTTAAAAAGTTGATTGTCACATACTAAGCGGAACGCTAGTGCTACGTGTATGTTGCAATGAAATTTATCAGATTTCAACCAAATTTTATTGCAATTGAGACTTGCATGGTCGCGCAATACTTTCCCAGCCAGACCTTATCTCTTTAAATGGTGCTTACTCTTTAATGTCCGCTCCTAGTAAATCGCGAACTTCCGCTCCTCGCTCTTAGCTGACGGT
Encoded proteins:
- a CDS encoding reverse transcriptase domain-containing protein, producing MSLRTRRNVYQRAIRKNLVYTRLVDDITVSSQINGYDFTQILSHIENMLSTHDLPVNKRKTKIFHCSSEPIKIHGLRVDYNSPRT
- a CDS encoding reverse transcriptase domain-containing protein, with amino-acid sequence MNGIAALPEDEKYVRKELPKADGSKRVVYSLHPKMRLLQSRINKRIFKELVIFPPFLFGSVPGKNDGANSNIKRDYVSCAKAHCGAKTVLKVDISNFFDNIHKDLVRDVFNNVLNIRDEALEYVTNLCCKGDFVVQGALTSSYIATLCLYAQEGMFIKEP